The sequence AAGGGATCGCCCCTTTATGATGACAGGTTTGGCGGTAGAAGATGTAAAGTGCCTTCCACTGCTCTTCGTTTAAGTCCTCACCTCGAACCATCTCCAGCCTAAGCCCATGACTTTGTGCTTTCCTGCGCTCTTTTCTAATTTGCTTGCGTTTGCTTGCGCGCATGCTGGAGAGATAGTCATCAAATGTGCTCCAGCCGGGGCGCCGATTCCAATGAAACTGGTGGCTCAGACGAGAGGCCAAGCCTATTTCTCGAAAAGCACTTTGCTCTTGTTCGGTATGAAATAGGACGTGGATACTTGAGGCGCCGGTTTGTTCGTAGACAGCATTTAAGCCACTGAAGAGAGCCTGCAGAACGGGTTCAGGGTCATCGGTGGTACTTAGTAGGAGGCGTGGTCCTGAGGCGGGGGTAAAGGGCACAGATGAGACCAGCTTGGGGTAGTACTCGATACCGGCTTGGGTTGCGGCGCGGGCCCAAGACCAATCGAAAATGTACTCACCGTAAGAATCGTATTTCTCGTAGAGAGGAAGTGCGCCGACTAGGCGGCCTTCAGATTTGACGACCACATGACGAGGAACCCAACCCGTTTGCGGTGAGCCCACGCTTCCCGACTCTTCGAGGCCGTTTAAAAAATGAAAGTGAACAAATGGGTTGTCGGCGGGCGCAAGAGCATCCCACGCTTCAGGCTCTATCTCTGAGAGCCTACTTAATACCTGAACTTCAAGCGTCACACTTAGACCCGTGGGGTGAGCGTGTGGCGATGCGTTCCTTCTGTGGTGTTGGCGATGAGTTCGAGGAGTTGTTGAAAGTCGTCATCATTGGCATCAAAGTTTACCTTAGAGGTATCTAAAATCAGAAGCGGTGTTTCATCGTAGTGGGCAAAAAAGTGATTGTAACCCTGCATCAGTTCTTCAAGATAGGTACGCTCAACCGTATTTTCATAGGTGCGACCGCGCTTTTTTAAGCGGTCGACGAGCGTTTCTGGCTGGGCGTGAAGGTAAATGACTAAATCCGGCTGAAGGAGCTGAGGGCGCACCAAATCGTAGATGCGTTCATAAAGAGCTGCTTCTTCTCTTTCTAGATTCATGTAGGCAAAAATACGGTCTTTGGCGAAGAGGTAGTCGCTGACCATAGAGCGATTGAAGAGGTCTTGTTGCCGAAGCTTTTCTTGTTGTTTGAATCTAGCGAGCAGAAAGTAGACTTGAGTTTGAAATGCCACTTTGTCTGGGTCGAGGTAAAACTCACGTAGGAAGGGGTTGTCATCGAATTCTTCGAGTACCGTCTTAGCGCCGATATATTCCGCTAATTTGAGCGTCAGAGTCGTCTTACCAACAGCTATCGGGCCATCGATACAGATGTAGCGCTGTTTGATTGTAGGGCCCGTTTTCATGGGCTCTCCTTAACCTGACCCATCGCCGAATTGCAAACTAAGGATTTTGGAACGCAGCCATGGCCAAAGCAGCCCATCCGACCAATAATCCCAGACCTCCGATGGGTGTAATGGCCCCTAAAATTCGGATGCCTGAGATGGCTAAGCCATAGAGGCTGCCGGAAAAAACAATGATACCAAATATCATCGCAAAGCCGGAGACTTTGATGGCGGTAGTATCCATGTGCCGGGCGAGAATCCCAATGCCGAGTAAAACCACAGCATGTATCAGATGATAGCGTGCACCAGTTTCAAAAATGACCAACATGTCGGGGCTGAGTT comes from Deltaproteobacteria bacterium and encodes:
- a CDS encoding GNAT family N-acetyltransferase → MTLEVQVLSRLSEIEPEAWDALAPADNPFVHFHFLNGLEESGSVGSPQTGWVPRHVVVKSEGRLVGALPLYEKYDSYGEYIFDWSWARAATQAGIEYYPKLVSSVPFTPASGPRLLLSTTDDPEPVLQALFSGLNAVYEQTGASSIHVLFHTEQEQSAFREIGLASRLSHQFHWNRRPGWSTFDDYLSSMRASKRKQIRKERRKAQSHGLRLEMVRGEDLNEEQWKALYIFYRQTCHHKGAIPYLNLEFFQYIQKNMAGSVMASLASLEDTTVAGSLFFHGAQNLFGRYWGCTEDFSHLHFELCYYLPIEWAFQNEIHKIEAGAQGEHKISRGFDAAVCHSSHHMKHAGFWDAIQNFLKEEADGVTRTVEYYRTHSSFKNGQEED
- a CDS encoding deoxynucleoside kinase, encoding MKTGPTIKQRYICIDGPIAVGKTTLTLKLAEYIGAKTVLEEFDDNPFLREFYLDPDKVAFQTQVYFLLARFKQQEKLRQQDLFNRSMVSDYLFAKDRIFAYMNLEREEAALYERIYDLVRPQLLQPDLVIYLHAQPETLVDRLKKRGRTYENTVERTYLEELMQGYNHFFAHYDETPLLILDTSKVNFDANDDDFQQLLELIANTTEGTHRHTLTPRV
- a CDS encoding DUF423 domain-containing protein, producing the protein MSQIFIVASSLLGFLGVALGAFGAHALKQKLSPDMLVIFETGARYHLIHAVVLLGIGILARHMDTTAIKVSGFAMIFGIIVFSGSLYGLAISGIRILGAITPIGGLGLLVGWAALAMAAFQNP